One window of the Drosophila ananassae strain 14024-0371.13 chromosome 4 unlocalized genomic scaffold, ASM1763931v2 tig00000054, whole genome shotgun sequence genome contains the following:
- the LOC6501773 gene encoding eukaryotic translation initiation factor 4E transporter isoform X3, with product MDISNHKSRYTRADLLALRYDGKSRLRPRCANQTDLQALHFWKVNFNAASNGNTSGYSTQHKNSISPDTETSNLNSSGNSFISSRRAIRNRERANNYYQRFVPIESNQTAAEDKETHVTHGKSFKSTSIDHRSISSSHLMPAFAKRRFTAVNGGTNPENNESPPNIGDDDSSSNFELIDRTCTPTHDRNDGKAISTCLPIPNFSKPENDPCLALSPSSTSRQERRIGSGRLLPRNDSWDYKEQKAKDSSIEKEKDVNYDSGATHQKRPRPFSSDRSTDQTERRYQYDKRSSERHGLIIRRVSNKDSNINQGRGKRSNTFHSHEKHEEPEWFSAGPTSQLETIDLHGFEDIETNDPNSEVKNEYINFSSDNNNVEKHKMVPESPSKCGSNTSINVTDSVSEKQNDSQNFLNIGQTPVEVTNRKENQRNQFPGREKVQSEFNFDAFLNLHPLDHPLMSNDGVEKGETKGTSRFSHWFRHKESKTYKDASIQEPHSQDKLGIPNVKDLEAQMTKLGISTEYASQMSTPMHSSEHTKKPGSRDTEAFKKLLQQLGSQTKPQHSQNDVYQIVNTSNARGQDVQETQQVILPNVLSSSSNVTSLKRMEKQNLIQNE from the exons ATGGATATATCCAATCATAAATCAAG gtACACAAGGGCCGACTTATTGGCTTTGCGCTATGACGGAAAAAGTCGTCTAAGACCCCGATGTGCAAACCAAACCGATTTACAGGCGCTACATTTTTGGAAAGTCAATTTTAATGCAGCTAGTAATGGCAATACAAGTGGTTATTCTACTCAACATAAAAATAGTATTTCACCAGATACAGAAACTTCAAATCTAAACAGTAGTGGTAATAGTTTTATTAGCTCTCGTCGTGCTATTAGAAACCGGGAACGAGCAAATAACTATTACCAGCGCTTTGTGCCTATTGAATCTAATCAAACTGCTGCCGAAGACAAAGAAACACATGTCACTCACGGAAAGTCGTTTAAATCGACTTCGATTGATCATAGAAGCATATCATCGTCCCATTTAATGCCAGCTTTTGCAAAGCGCCGTTTCACTGCAGTCAATGGTGGCACTAACCCAGAAAACAATGAATCCCCACCAAATATTGGTGATGACGATAGTTCATCGAATTTTGAATTAATCGATCGAACCTGCACTCCTACTCACGATCGTAATGACGGTAAAGCTATTTCCACTTGCTTACCTATTCCAAATTTTTCCAAACCTGAGAATGATCCCTGTTTGGCTTTGTCTCCGTCTTCCACTTCTCGCCAAGAAAGACGTATTGGGAGCGGCCGCCTCTTACCTAGAAATGATAGTTGGGACTATAAAGAACAAAAGGCCAAAGATTCTAgcattgaaaaagaaaaagatgtGAATTATGACTCAGGTGCTACTCATCAAAAGAGACCAAGACCATTTAGTAGTGATCGCTCTACGGACCAAACGGAACGCCGTTATCAGTACGATAAAAGATCATCTGAAAGGCATGGTCTCATTATTCGTCGCGTATCTAACAAGGATTCAAACATTAATCAAGGTCGAGGAAAGCGCTCAAACACTTTTCACTCGCATGAAAAACACGAAGAACCTGAATGGTTTAGCGCAGGACCTACTTCGCAGCTTGAGACCATTGACTTACATGGTTTTGAAGATATTGAAACTAATGATCCAAATTCGGAGGTTAAAAATGAGTATATCAATTTTTCTTCAGATAATAATAACGTAGAGAAACATAAAATGGTCCCAGAAAGTCCTTCAAAATGTGGCAGTAATACCAGCATTAATGTGACTGACTCTGTAAGTGAAAAGCAAAATGATTCTCAAAATTTTCTAAATATCGGTCAAACACCAGTGGAAGTTACCAATCGAAAAGAAAATCAAAGAAATCAGTTTCCTGGTAGAGAAAAAGTTCAAAGTGAATTCAATTTTGATGCTTTTCTTAATTTGCATCCTTTGGATCACCCCCTAATG aGTAATGATGGCGTGGAAAAGGGAGAAACAAAAGGAACATCTCGGTTCAGTCATTGGTTTCGACACAAAGAAAGTAAAACTTATAAAGATGCATCTATTCAAGAACCGCATTCTCAAGATAAGCTGG GTATTCCAAATGTCAAAGACTTGGAAGCTCAAATGACTAAGCTTGGTATAAGCACTGAGTACGCAAGTCAAATGTCAACCCCAATGCATTCATCAGAACATACGAAGAAACCTGGTTCAAGAGATACAGAggcttttaaaaaattgctACAACAATTGGGTTCTCAAACTAAGCCTCAGCATTCTCAGAATGATGTTTATCAAATAGTGAACACATCAAATGCACGTGGTCAAGATGTTCAGGAGACTCAGCAAGTTATCCTGCCAAATGTTTTATCAAGCAGTAGTAACGTTACCTCACTAAAAAGAATGGAAAAACAAAACCTAATCCAAA ATGaatga